A genome region from Dickeya chrysanthemi NCPPB 402 includes the following:
- a CDS encoding M16 family metallopeptidase, giving the protein MQGTKFGLFVGGVLLAATVGNVQAEALQPDPAWQQGKLDNGFNWQLLATPQRPSDRIELRLMINTGSLTENSQQTGFAHFIPRLALLPRDTFSAGQLPSLWQQSESETRPLPPATTSYDFTSYNLSLPNNRPDLLKDALNWLADTAGQLPIDDKRIASATKMIDPVATAPSNPQDPTWRYRLKGSSLLSYAPGQPLKASANAEQLSKYYKTWYTPDVMTLYVVGNVDSRVIAEQIDKAFSPLQGKRVVPSPLPTLSAMPSAPISLMDSNMKQDILSLVWDMPWQPIRDSQALARYWHSDLAREALFWHMQQALTKSPLKDTNVRFDCNVVYGRAQCAIHLDNVTGESAQTGVTFLSKELLALRDKGLSQAEFDTLMARKTEELGKLFATYARAGTDILMDQRLRSQKNGVVDIAPEQYQKLRQNYLASVTLEMLNQELHQQLSQEATLVMLQPQGEPEADMKALRETYMSIMKPDNNTASAAPAQ; this is encoded by the coding sequence ATGCAGGGCACCAAATTTGGCCTTTTTGTTGGTGGAGTGTTGCTGGCGGCGACTGTCGGCAACGTGCAGGCTGAAGCACTACAACCCGATCCCGCCTGGCAACAAGGCAAGCTGGATAACGGCTTTAACTGGCAGCTTCTTGCTACACCCCAGCGCCCCAGCGACCGGATTGAACTACGGTTGATGATTAACACCGGTTCATTGACGGAAAACTCGCAGCAAACGGGGTTTGCCCATTTTATTCCGCGTCTGGCGTTGTTGCCGCGAGACACCTTTTCCGCCGGTCAATTACCGTCGTTGTGGCAGCAATCTGAAAGCGAAACCCGGCCGCTGCCTCCGGCTACGACATCGTATGATTTCACGTCCTATAATCTGAGTTTGCCGAATAACCGGCCTGACCTGCTGAAAGATGCCCTCAACTGGCTGGCGGATACGGCGGGCCAGTTACCGATTGACGATAAGCGCATCGCATCGGCGACGAAAATGATTGATCCGGTGGCGACCGCGCCTTCCAACCCTCAGGACCCGACCTGGCGCTATCGCCTGAAAGGATCGTCGTTGCTGTCGTACGCGCCGGGTCAACCGCTAAAAGCCTCGGCGAATGCGGAACAGCTCAGCAAATATTACAAAACCTGGTACACCCCGGACGTCATGACGCTGTATGTGGTGGGTAATGTCGACAGCCGCGTCATTGCCGAACAGATTGACAAAGCGTTTTCTCCGTTGCAGGGGAAACGCGTCGTCCCGTCGCCGCTGCCGACCTTATCCGCGATGCCATCGGCTCCTATTAGCCTGATGGACAGCAATATGAAGCAGGATATTCTGTCGCTGGTGTGGGATATGCCGTGGCAACCCATTCGTGATTCACAGGCGCTGGCCCGTTACTGGCACAGTGATTTGGCGCGCGAGGCGCTGTTCTGGCATATGCAGCAGGCATTGACTAAAAGCCCGCTGAAAGACACCAATGTCCGTTTCGACTGCAATGTGGTGTATGGTCGTGCTCAGTGCGCCATCCATCTGGATAATGTTACCGGCGAGTCGGCCCAGACAGGGGTGACGTTCCTGAGCAAAGAGCTGCTGGCGTTACGGGATAAAGGGTTGTCTCAGGCCGAGTTTGATACGCTGATGGCGCGTAAGACGGAGGAACTGGGCAAACTGTTCGCCACTTATGCCCGTGCCGGCACCGATATTTTGATGGATCAGCGTCTGCGTTCGCAGAAAAATGGCGTGGTGGATATCGCACCGGAGCAGTATCAGAAACTGCGCCAGAATTACCTGGCCTCCGTCACGCTGGAGATGCTGAATCAGGAGCTGCATCAGCAACTGTCTCAGGAAGCGACGTTGGTGATGTTGCAGCCACAGGGCGAACCCGAAGCCGACATGAAGGCGTTGCGCGAGACCTACATGAGTATCATGAAACCGGATAATAACACCGCTTCTGCGGCACCGGCACAATAG
- a CDS encoding dicarboxylate/amino acid:cation symporter — protein MKKSIFKSLYFQVLTAITIGILLGHFYPALGEQMKPLGDGFVKLIKMIIAPVIFCTVVTGIAGMESMKSVGRTGAVALLYFEIVSTLALIIGLVVVNILQPGAGMNVNPAALNASAISAYTSEAGKQGVIPFLMDVIPSSVIGAFASGNILQVLLFAVMFGFALHRLGPKGVVIFDVIESFSRVIFGIINMIMRLAPLGAFGAMAFTIGKYGVGTLIQLGQLIICFYITCILFVVLVLGSIAKATGFSIFKFIRYIREELLIVLGTSSSESVLPRMLEKMEKLGCKKSVVGLVIPTGYSFNLDGTSIYLTMAAVFIAQATNSHMDIWHQITLLVVLLLSSKGAAGVTGSGFIVLAATISAVGHLPVAGLALILGIDRFMSEARALTNLVGNGVATVVVAKWCKELDSKQMDDVLSGRHDAPAAESRPS, from the coding sequence ATGAAAAAATCAATATTCAAAAGTCTCTACTTTCAGGTACTTACAGCTATTACCATCGGGATATTATTGGGGCATTTCTACCCGGCTTTGGGTGAACAGATGAAACCCCTGGGTGACGGATTCGTAAAACTGATCAAAATGATCATTGCGCCAGTTATTTTCTGTACTGTGGTAACCGGCATTGCAGGCATGGAGAGCATGAAATCGGTCGGTCGTACCGGTGCGGTGGCGTTACTTTATTTCGAGATCGTTAGTACACTGGCGCTGATCATCGGTCTGGTTGTGGTCAACATTTTGCAGCCAGGGGCTGGCATGAATGTTAACCCGGCGGCATTAAATGCGTCTGCGATTTCCGCTTATACCAGCGAAGCGGGTAAACAAGGCGTAATACCGTTCCTGATGGATGTGATTCCTTCCAGTGTGATTGGTGCTTTCGCCAGCGGCAACATCCTGCAGGTGCTGCTGTTCGCGGTGATGTTCGGTTTCGCTCTGCACCGTCTGGGGCCAAAAGGTGTGGTGATTTTTGATGTGATCGAAAGTTTCTCCAGAGTCATTTTCGGCATCATCAACATGATCATGCGTCTGGCGCCGCTGGGGGCATTCGGTGCGATGGCTTTCACCATCGGCAAGTATGGCGTGGGTACGCTGATACAACTGGGGCAGTTGATTATCTGCTTCTACATCACCTGTATTCTGTTCGTGGTGTTGGTGCTGGGTTCTATCGCCAAAGCCACCGGTTTCAGCATCTTCAAGTTCATTCGTTACATTCGTGAAGAACTGCTGATCGTGCTGGGAACCTCGTCTTCTGAATCCGTACTGCCGCGTATGCTGGAGAAGATGGAAAAACTGGGTTGTAAGAAATCAGTCGTGGGCCTGGTGATTCCGACCGGCTACTCCTTCAACCTGGACGGCACCTCGATTTACCTGACCATGGCGGCGGTATTTATCGCTCAGGCGACCAACAGCCATATGGATATCTGGCATCAGATTACCTTGCTGGTGGTGCTGCTGTTGTCGTCGAAAGGGGCTGCGGGCGTGACAGGCAGTGGCTTTATCGTACTGGCGGCAACGATTTCCGCAGTAGGACATTTGCCGGTTGCCGGTCTGGCGCTGATTCTGGGGATTGACCGCTTCATGTCCGAAGCCCGTGCGTTGACCAACCTGGTCGGTAACGGTGTTGCAACCGTGGTCGTCGCCAAATGGTGTAAAGAGCTCGATTCCAAACAGATGGACGATGTGCTGTCCGGTCGTCATGACGCCCCGGCGGCGGAATCCCGTCCGTCCTGA
- a CDS encoding glycosyl hydrolase family 8: MLKPMWRGWILMLMVWFSVSATAATGWETYKSRFMTADGRIQDTGNKNVSHTEGQGFAMLMAVHYDDRAAFDNLWNWTQSHLKNTVNGLFYWRYDPAASNPVADRNNAADGDVLIAWALLKAGNKWQDNRYLQASDGIQKAIISNEIIQFAGRTVMLPGAYGFNKNSYVVLNPSYFLFPAWRDFANRSHLQVWRQLIDDSLSLIGEMRFGQTGLPTDWVALNADGSMAPATAWPSRFSYDAIRIPLYLYWYDAKTMALVPFQLYWRNYPRLATPAWVDVLSNNTAPYSMQGGLLAVRDLTMGSFDGLSDQPGAAEDYYSSSLRLLVALARGR, encoded by the coding sequence ATGCTAAAGCCAATGTGGCGTGGTTGGATATTGATGCTGATGGTGTGGTTTAGTGTGTCGGCGACGGCGGCAACCGGCTGGGAAACCTATAAAAGCCGCTTCATGACCGCAGACGGGCGCATTCAGGATACCGGCAATAAGAATGTCAGCCATACCGAAGGCCAGGGTTTCGCCATGCTGATGGCGGTGCATTACGATGACCGTGCGGCGTTCGATAACCTGTGGAACTGGACGCAGAGCCACCTGAAAAATACCGTCAACGGCTTGTTTTACTGGCGTTATGACCCGGCGGCATCCAACCCGGTAGCCGATCGGAACAACGCAGCGGACGGCGATGTGCTGATTGCCTGGGCGTTGCTGAAGGCCGGTAACAAGTGGCAGGACAACCGCTATTTGCAGGCTTCCGACGGCATCCAGAAAGCGATCATCAGCAACGAAATTATTCAGTTCGCCGGGCGCACCGTGATGTTGCCGGGTGCGTATGGCTTCAACAAGAACAGCTATGTCGTCCTTAACCCGTCGTATTTCTTGTTCCCCGCCTGGCGCGACTTTGCCAATCGCAGCCACCTTCAGGTCTGGCGGCAACTGATTGACGATAGCTTATCGTTGATTGGAGAAATGCGTTTCGGGCAGACGGGATTGCCGACGGATTGGGTGGCGTTAAACGCCGATGGCAGCATGGCGCCGGCAACCGCCTGGCCGTCGCGTTTCAGTTATGATGCTATCCGTATTCCGTTGTACCTGTACTGGTATGACGCCAAAACGATGGCGCTGGTGCCGTTCCAACTGTATTGGCGGAATTATCCCCGTTTGGCGACGCCGGCCTGGGTCGATGTGTTGAGCAATAACACCGCGCCTTACAGTATGCAGGGCGGTTTACTGGCGGTGCGTGACCTGACGATGGGCAGTTTCGACGGGCTTAGCGATCAGCCCGGCGCTGCGGAAGATTATTACTCGTCCAGCTTGCGTTTGCTGGTTGCCTTGGCGCGCGGTCGGTAA
- the bcsD gene encoding cellulose biosynthesis protein BcsD, translated as MSDMQQHALNYYHQQQLPPGWADLFGVIVNGMMDNAGEQEGLAFLRHMGEQLAERYPLSEAITVVDLEQEMNQVLSLFHWGCVDLRPYENRLEIYHLAVPGVFNTAGSTRWRMAMAAVLQGLYSRWLREQGGAEQVPLSYQETDDSSVLLFRYQH; from the coding sequence ATGAGTGACATGCAACAACATGCACTGAACTATTATCACCAGCAGCAATTGCCACCCGGCTGGGCGGATTTGTTCGGCGTGATCGTCAACGGGATGATGGATAACGCCGGCGAACAGGAAGGGCTGGCGTTTTTACGTCACATGGGCGAACAACTAGCTGAACGTTACCCGCTGTCTGAGGCGATAACCGTGGTGGATCTTGAGCAGGAGATGAATCAAGTGCTGTCGCTGTTTCACTGGGGATGCGTGGATCTGCGCCCGTATGAAAACCGTCTGGAAATCTACCATCTGGCAGTGCCTGGCGTGTTCAATACGGCGGGCAGCACACGCTGGCGTATGGCGATGGCGGCAGTATTGCAGGGGCTTTACAGTCGCTGGTTGCGCGAGCAGGGCGGGGCGGAACAGGTGCCGTTGTCTTATCAGGAAACCGATGATAGTTCGGTTCTGCTGTTTCGTTACCAACACTGA